The Brassica napus cultivar Da-Ae chromosome C7, Da-Ae, whole genome shotgun sequence genomic interval AAAGTAAAACGAGATTTCGTTTGTATTGAATTTCGAATATATAATAAAGGTAAATCGATTGAGATAATTATTGAAGCGGTGGTTGTAATAATGGAGAAAATGGAATTCATAAGATAAATAGCCAACGATAGAACTAAAAAAACTTtggtcacaaatatagactttaagaatcaaaatgaccaaaatgtttaattaaagaggtaaatatacatttatacccctagggttatcTAATCCAAAcctttagagttaaagggtggagatttgggattaaggtttaaaattttataaaataaaaaataaatattaaaaatttgaaaataaaaaatttaaaaatagtttcaaaaattattttcgaattacaaatagaaaatttgaaaaaaaaaaattaaaaacaaattcaaaaaaaagttttataaaaaaggttcgaatttgaaaaatctaaatccctaaaccctaaactcttgggtaaaccctaaacccttgggtaaaccctaaacccttggataaatcttaaactctaaataaaaacattaaaccctaaaactctaaaccctaaatcctaaacgctaaaccctgagtgttttagtgtttaatgattttgatttagagtttaaaatttatcctagagtttagggtttacccaaaggtttagggtttaggatttaaggtttagggattaggatttagggtttaattttttgctgacgacgctaaaaatattttttttcgtaattactactattttttatttatttatttttaccttttaattttaaaaagataatataatttgaatattttgtttctttttttaagagatatcaaatataaaataacacaatcctattggttggtgaacctagaggttcaccttagggggtgaacccaataATAAGTCGTTAAAAATTTTAAGCAGAATTTAAGGAGACAGGTTCACCTTAGGGGGTGAATCCAATAATAAGTCGTTAAAAATTTTAAGCAGAATTTAAGGAGACGTACTGAGTGGAGGATATATGACTGGTTGATCTTATTAACTCATCCGAAACGTATTAACAGAAAGAATTATCCAAATCAACATTGAGCAGTTAATCAACGTGGGTTATCtctttaattgattttattttatcctTAACCTCCCTGTCATTACGAATCTTGGCGTCGCTGCTGGATTTCTGGACAAAAAAGTCCTAAATCCATGTCAATGTATAATCTTGTGATGTACTGTTTTGTGTATGTATTTTGCATGCATATgtataaaatgacaaaaatgcaTTATCTACTTACGTGGATGGGAGAAGATTGCCAATAATCAGCATCTCATGTGACAGTATGTTCTTGTGTGCCCCGAACCGAATATAATTTGCTTTGTCGAGTGCCAAAGATTGCGTTATTGATTTGATCATATGAGTGACGAATTTGACGCGAAGAGAATAAAGAGTAAGAGTAAAGACATGAAAAACCTGATTGATCATGGACAGAAAATCATGGACATGAAATCATGGACAGGAAATCATGGACCGGAAAACTGAAGCAAGGAAATGTGTGAGACTGATTTAAATATCTTGCCTGAAGTCTTGGACGAATTTAAACAAGTGGAGGCAACTGGATAGAGCTGTTGGAGTGTAGAAATAAGCCAAAGTCATATGATATGCTAAgtaaagaagagagaagagagttgtCACTATCCGAAAGTGACTTCCTAAGATCTGGTCTTCATTAGTTTATTCATCTCCATTTGtttattcattctcattgtctTATTCTCCTTGCTAGATCTATTTATGTAACTATCGTATACACTAAATCAATCTAAGGAAAAATGTTCTTCAAATATTCTTATCTCTCTCTTGGATTCCCTCACATATCTCTCTTAGTTTTTCACCAAAATCTCTCAAATAGTTCTCATAAACTCTCATTAACTCTCATAAattttcatggtatcagagctacaaGCTCTTGAAACCTAAATCTCTTCCGCAAATTACTCtgattttatttctctttttctctttaaaatcTCTTATCATTCACACCAGTCTCTCTCCTCTGTTCTTGAACTGTTCTTGGATTTTTCTTGTTCTGTTCTTGTGATTCTTGATGGATTCAGGAGAAAACTCAAAAATGGTGTTGATTCCAGTTACTCTTAAAGGAGCTAACTATCTACATTGGGCAAAGCTTGCTAAGACAGCTCTTGGAGGCAGAGGGctttgggagattgttgaagaaggcaTGCCACAAAAGAAGACTATCTTAAGAGAGGATGGCAAAGAGGTTGTTCTTGCTGATGCTGGCGCCAAGAAGAAATGTCAAGAGGACCAGTTGGTGTTGTCCATTCTTCAGCACAGTCTTGACCCCTCACTTCAGGAAGGTTACTCCTAttgtgaaacttccaaggagctaTGGGATACACTTCAGAAGGTGTATAGAAACAATTCCAACATCAGTAGAGTCTTTGAAGTCAAGAGAGATATCAATACTCTTAGTCAAGAGGACAatgattttgataaacattttggGAAGTTCAGATCCTTGTGGGCTGAACTTGATATGCTTAGGCTAGCAACTATTTATCCTGATGTGCTTAATcaaaggagagagcaagacaaggtctttgatTTGCTGCTTACCCTCCATCCAAGCTATTGTGACCTCATCAAGCACATCCTAAGGAATAAGGAGCTACCTTCTCTATATGAGGTATGCTCTGAGATTCACAAGGAGCAAGGTTCAGTTGGTCTCTTTGGTGGAGGAAAGAAAGATTTGGTgcttgcaaaccaagctgatGGAGCAGCAAACAAAATCTCTTACAAAGCTGAAGACAAGAAGGTGTGGAtatgtgatcattgcaagaagaaaaGCCATGGAAAGGACAAGTgttggatactccatccccatctcaagccacAGAAGTTCAGGACAGGTTACAATGATGCCAAAGCAAACTTCTCTAGTGATATTGGTGAGCCATCTATACAAGGCAGCATGCGCCAGACCAATGAAGCTTGTGAGAACAAAGGGAGAGCTTCCAGGAGTGGCTCAACCTTAAGGAACACTCAAGATGAGACCATCAGGAGATCTGATATTGAGGCTCTCATCAAACTCCTTAAGGATAACTCTGGTAACTTACTTGGTACCTCTTTACATGCTACTGCTTGTGGAACTTCCTTGAATGCGATAACTAAATGTAATTTGGCAAAACCTTTAGTTATAGATTCAGGAGCTAgtcaccacatgatcagtgatttaaaattgattaaaaacattgtccCTGCCTTAGGAAATGTTACAATAGCTAATGGTGAAAGAGTACCAATTAAAGGAGTAGGTGATCTTAGATTGTTTAACAAAGattctaaagctttctatatgcctagCTTCACCTCAAACTTGTTATCAGTTAAAGAGCTACTAATGACTTGAATTTCAGTGTTACTTTCACTCCTAATGATGTccactttcaggatattgaaactagtaggttgcttggcaaaggtgtcaccaagggagacttgtacttGCTTGAAAATACTAAGCTTGTTGCCGATTTATCCCATGCTTTTAATTCCATTTCTGATTTCTCTAAAGAtgtattgtggcatgctagattaggacatccccaTTCTAGAGCTTTAAACATCATGTTGTCTAGTATTTCCTTTAAgagtgattgtgaggcttgtatcttaggaaaacattgcaaaTCTGTTTTCACTAGATCAAgtactatttatgaaaattgctttgacctcattcactctgatgtatggactgccccatgtttatctagagagcatcataagtattttgtgacttttatagatgaaaaatcaaaatatacttggATCACACTGATGcaatctaaagatagggtcttAGAAGctttcataaattttcaaaattatgtatctaaccatttcaatgccaagataaaaattttgagatcagataatggaggagaatacacaagcAATGCTTTTAAACAACACTTGGCCAAATATGGGATGATTCATCAAACTAGCTGTCCATACACcccacaacaaaatggagtagctGAGAGGAAAAATAGACATTTCATGGAGGTTGcaaggagcatgatgttccatacaaGCATGCCCAAAAGCTATTGGGGAGATTCTGTCCTTACTGCCTGCTActtgatcaataggatacctACCAGGATCCTTCAAGATCAATCTCCATATCAGGTACTGAACAAAATTAAACCATCCACAGAGCATATACGTGTGTTTGGGTGCTTGTGTTTTGTCTTGATTCCaggagaacaaagagataagctGGCGCATAGAAGCACCAGATCAATGTTTATTGGCTATTCTCCTCACCAAAAGGGCTACAAATGCTTTGTTCCAGAGACTAGGAGAGTCTTGATATCAAGGGATGTAAAGTTTGTAGAATCCAGAGGCTATTATGatggaaagagttgggatgagctCAAAGATCTTTCTCAATCAGCTTCAGATAGAACAAACAACCTTAGGAGAGTAATGGAGAGCCTGGGAATCAGTATGCCTTCTTTACCAAGGGTGGAACATGTCCCTGAAAATGTACCATCTACTGCAGCTGATAGTGTTGAGAACACTCatcctgatcatgaggggggcagTAGAAATGTTGAGCAGTCTACacaagctcaacctgaagagAATTCAGTagctcatgatcaagatgaaaTGCCATCAGAATCAGATGCTGAGACTCAAGTAGAGGCGCCAAGTGAAGGAAATGAAGCAGAACCTGAGCAGATACAACCTTTGAtaaggagtacaaggatcaggAAACCTTCACACTGGATCAACACAATAGTTTACTTCAATGCTGAAACTGTAGCTCACCCAATAAGTGCAGTATGCTCCCtagctcaatatccagaagagcatCAAGTCTTCATCAGTGAATTGGATCATGAATACATTCCAagaacatatgaagaagctatgcaacacaaggagtggagagaatctgttggagatgagatgggagccatgatcaagaatgatacatggtttgagacagaacttccaaaaggaaagaaggcagtgacaAGCCGGCTTCTCTACACTATCAAGTATGGAGCCAATGGAAAATCAGAAAGAAATAagacaagactggttgcaaggggATATACTCAAGTATATGGTGAAGATTATCTagacacttttgcaccagtggccaagcttcacactatAAGGattctcttgtctcttgctgtcaaccttgagtgggatttatggcagatggatgtgaagaatgcctttcttcaaggagaattggaggatgaagtctacatgagaccacctcctggtcttgagaacatggtgaagccaggaaatgttctCAGATTAAAGAAGGCAATttatggcttgaagcaatctCCAAGGGCTTGATACCATAAGTTGAGCACCACCCTCAATGGAAGAGGTTTTGTAAAGTCAGAAGCTGATCACATCCTCTTCACATTAACTAGTAAGCAAAGTATTGTGGTCATcttagtctatgtggatgacattaTCATCACTGGTAGCAACAAGGAAGATATTTTCTCAACTAAAACCTTTCTTAAAAAtgcatttgatatcaaagatttgggagagttgaagtacttccttgggattgagatctGACGCTCTAAAGAGAGGTTATTCttatctcaaaggaagtacacacttgatatTTTAAATGAGGTAGGAAACCTTGGGAGTAAAAAGGCCAAGATTCCATTAGAAGAAGGATACAAGGTGCTGAGAGAGGGGGAGTATGAGTCTACACCATTTGGAGATATCAAGAAGTATAGAAGAATGGTGGGCAAGCtcatctatctaaccatcaccagaccagatgtgtgctttgctgtgaatcaagtgagtcaacaccTGGGAGCTCCTAAGGTGCATCATTGGaatatggtggagaggatcttaaGGTACCTAAGAGAGACGCCTGACCAAGGAGTATGGTGgcatgtaacaagagtactgaagttgttggatattgtgatgctgattgggctggagacagagttgataggagatcaactacaggctaatgcaccttcattggaggaaacctggtcacatggaagagcaagaagcagaaggtggtgtcttgctcaagtgctgaggcagagtacaaatcaatgaggaagctcacAAGTTAGCTTATATGGATCAAGGGACTACTAAGGGACTTGGGTATTGAGATCAACacaccaatgactatgcattgtgacaaccaggcagcaatacacattgcatccaactcagtctttcatgagaggacaaaacacatagaagtggactgccacaaggtgagacaggcAGTGGAACAGCAAGTGATTcttccatgctacacaagaagtgaagatcagttagctgacatattcaccaaggcagctAGCAGCAAGGTTTGTGAGTTCATTCATCCTAAGCTTGGACTCATAGAcatctcttgtcactgatcctcttgccatgaagtgttctactctttttcctttgcttggtttttaccccaagtggtttttccaagtaaaggttttaatgagggaatgcttcatggtttccaagcttgaccatagggacttggtcaagcttgagggggagtgttgacatgaagagaATAAAGAGCAAGAGTAAAGACATGAAAAACCTGATTGATCATGAACAGGAGATCATGGACAGGAAATCATGGACAGGAAAACTGAAGCATTGTGTGAGACTGATTTAAATATCTTTCCTGAAGTCTTGGACGAATTTAAACAAGTGGAGGCAACTGGATAGAGCTGTTGGAGCGTGGAAACAAGCCAAAGTCACATGATATGCtaaagaatgaagagagaagagagttgtCACTATCCGAAAGTGACTTCCTCAGATCTGGTCTTCGTTAGTTTATTCATCTCCATTTGTTTATTCATTATCATTGTCTTATTCTCCTTGCTAGATCTATTTATGTAACTATTGTATACACTAAATCAATCTAAAGAAAAATGTTCCTCAAATATTCTTATCTCTCTCTATTAGATTCCCTCACATATCTCTCTTAGTTCTTCACCAAAATCTCTCAAATAATTCTCATAAATTCTCAATTAACTCTCGTAAATTTTCATATAAGAGATTATCTAACATTAGAACCACGGCTACGATCGACTCAACTAAACCGGAAACTAAATTCAGGTATGTGAGCCATGGTGCCAATTCGACCTAATATGTATAAGGCATTGCCAAATTCGCCACAACCTCAACCAGAATTTAGGGATTTAGCTCGAACACGTGGGCTGTGATACAGTTTAGCACATGAGACAACAAAATCAATCGAAGAACTAAATGTCAACGACATAGAACCGGTTCAAATGGTTTTTCAAATTGAACCGGTTGAAATAAAACTGAGAAAATGGATTCAGTTCAGAATTGAACCCGTCCCACACATAAATTTCAGTGATTATCATAGTAGGAATactgtgttcaaaaaaaaaaaaaatcatagtagGAATACATTACTATAGTAGGCTTGATGGGCCTAAGATTCTCTAGGCCTTTTACACTCTTTCCCGCACAAAAGTAACTCTCTTCCCGCCAACTAGTTTCCCGCCAACtagtttcccgccaaaaatcCACACACAACAGATAAACCCACTTGCTTTCTTCCCTgcgtaataaaaaaaaaacaaaataaatctctctctcactcactctCTTCTTGAGTCGACGAAGATGACGGAATCTCTTCAGATCTCTCGGAAGAGGATGCGATTCTCGTCTTCTTCAGCTAGTGAGACCCTACTCGCAAGCAAATCACAGTATCACAGACACCGCTCTGGCCGCATCGAACCGACCGGAGACGGACTGCGTTTCAGTCAGTCGCCATCAGTCACCGGGAAAATTACCCCGAAAGTTCTTCGCACGTATCCTCGAGTCACCATCAAGGATCTGCGTCTCAGACGCGTGTTTACCCCGAGCTCGATCTGGGAATTCAAAACCAAGGAACAACAATCTGAAAATCATCTTTGTGATTCCAACGGTGAGTTTCTTAGATCTTTCATCGCTGTATCCAGTTTACATTAATCAAACCAAGTCTAATTACATGGTTTAATGAAACCGGATCATTTTATTGGGTAAGGCAAAAACAGAATAAGTTAGCAATTTCTGTATGACCTGTGGATTATGTGATTATGATAACATCACGGTTAGATTAATTCGAGCAAAAACATTTAATCTCTGACCCGGTCACATTAATCAAATCAAGTCTAGTTGCATTGTTTAGTTAAACCGGTTATATTGTGTCTCAATAAAATAAGAAGTTAAACCGGTTATGTTATTCTCATATGGATCGATGATGGTTTTGGTGGTGAAACAGTTGGTGAAGAAGGAACCAAAGTCGATGCTGGTGGATTAGGAAATGAACATGTAAAATATTTCCTTAAAACGACGCCGCTTGATTCCGACAGTGGACCCATCTGTGAAGAGAGCAATGGATCAGTAGTGAAGAGAAGTGGTACTACTGTCTGTCACAAACCGGTATGCATTTCTTGTGGATTTGTTAATTGTAAGGTTTCTCCTCTTTTTGTGTTGATGGTTCACTGAGTAGcttcttgttggtgtgttttGTTCTTTCCACAGGTACTTCATCCATGTT includes:
- the LOC111203140 gene encoding uncharacterized protein LOC111203140, which encodes MVLIPVTLKGANYLHWAKLAKTALGGRGLWEIVEEGMPQKKTILREDGKEVVLADAGAKKKCQEDQLVLSILQHSLDPSLQEGYSYCETSKELWDTLQKVYRNNSNISRVFEVKRDINTLSQEDNDFDKHFGKFRSLWAELDMLRLATIYPDVLNQRREQDKVFDLLLTLHPSYCDLIKHILRNKELPSLYEVCSEIHKEQGSVGLFGGGKKDLVLANQADGAANKISYKAEDKKVWICDHCKKKSHGKDKCWILHPHLKPQKFRTGYNDAKANFSSDIGEPSIQGSMRQTNEACENKGRASRSGSTLRNTQDETIRRSDIEALIKLLKDNSGNLLGTSLHATACGTSLNAITKCNLAKPLVIDSGASHHMISDLKLIKNIVPALGNVTIANGERVPIKGVGDLRLFNKDSKAFYMPSFTSNLLSVKELLMT